The following proteins are co-located in the Triticum aestivum cultivar Chinese Spring chromosome 1A, IWGSC CS RefSeq v2.1, whole genome shotgun sequence genome:
- the LOC123051247 gene encoding uncharacterized protein isoform X4 has translation MADEEQNTRFELLSLEEDGDDLPSASDSSGRHGGDNNDERDSGEGAVVARQHSSNDGSDNDVDIGDPFLTDRFGNLTSWRLSDLEAAADNYLEDEESETEVEEKKYSKKEMLKRDADRKKQYMEYALQKYNNDEDLAGEMRFVFDESKDEVFIIEGNMNFYEHFNFTAKQAGSTVLFFAEVIPDEGELCDVLCCKPLDSDDNGHCFGCKNQGSVDLRHPAGGSLYVGGHVDCEFPFMWDSISELL, from the exons ATGGCTGACGAAGAGCAGAACACGAG ATTCGAATTACTATCGCTGGAAGAGGACGGCGATGATTTACCGTCTGCTTCTGACTCATCTGGCAG GCATGGTGGTGATAACAATGATGAACGAGATAGTGGTGAAGGTGCTGTTGTCGCTCGTCAACATAG TTCTAATGATGGTAGTGACAATGATGTGGATATCGGAGATCCTTTTCTTACCGATAGATTTGGAAATTTGACAAGTTGGAGGTTGAGTGATTTGGAGGCAGCAGCAGATAATTATCTTGAAGATGAAGAAAGTGAAACAGAGGTAGAAGAAAAGAAATATTCCAAAAAGGAAATGCTAAAGCGTGATGCGGACCGTAAGAAacagtacatggaatatgctttACAGAAATATAACAATGACGAGGATCTTGCTGGG GAGATGCGTTTTGTGTTTGATGAAAGTAAAGATGAAGTTTTCATTATTGAAGGAAACATGAACTTCTATGAACACTTCAACTTTACAGCTAAGCAGGCTGGTTCCACTGTTCTATTCTTTGCTGAAGTGATCCCAGACGAAGGAGAACTGTGTGATGTTCTTTGCTGCAAGCCTTTGGATTCTGATGACAATG GACATTGCTTTGGTTGTAAGAATCAAGGTTCTGTGGACTTGAGGCATCCAGCTGGCGGAAGTTTGTATGTTGGAGGTCATGTGGATTGCGAGTTCCCATTTATGTGGGATAGTATCAGTGAGTTACTGTAA
- the LOC123051247 gene encoding uncharacterized protein isoform X3 gives MADEEQNTRVSSSGRFSLESQSDFSSNRFELLSLEEDGDDLPSASDSSGRHGGDNNDERDSGEGAVVARQHSSNDGSDNDVDIGDPFLTDRFGNLTSWRLSDLEAAADNYLEDEESETEVEEKKYSKKEMLKRDADRKKQYMEYALQKYNNDEDLAGEMRFVFDESKDEVFIIEGNMNFYEHFNFTAKQAGSTVLFFAEVIPDEGELCDVLCCKPLDSDDNGHCFGCKNQGSVDLRHPAGGSLYVGGHVDCEFPFMWDSISELL, from the exons ATGGCTGACGAAGAGCAGAACACGAG GGTTTCGAGCAGTGGTCGCTTTTCATTGGAGTCACAGTCGGATTTTAGCTCAAATAG ATTCGAATTACTATCGCTGGAAGAGGACGGCGATGATTTACCGTCTGCTTCTGACTCATCTGGCAG GCATGGTGGTGATAACAATGATGAACGAGATAGTGGTGAAGGTGCTGTTGTCGCTCGTCAACATAG TTCTAATGATGGTAGTGACAATGATGTGGATATCGGAGATCCTTTTCTTACCGATAGATTTGGAAATTTGACAAGTTGGAGGTTGAGTGATTTGGAGGCAGCAGCAGATAATTATCTTGAAGATGAAGAAAGTGAAACAGAGGTAGAAGAAAAGAAATATTCCAAAAAGGAAATGCTAAAGCGTGATGCGGACCGTAAGAAacagtacatggaatatgctttACAGAAATATAACAATGACGAGGATCTTGCTGGG GAGATGCGTTTTGTGTTTGATGAAAGTAAAGATGAAGTTTTCATTATTGAAGGAAACATGAACTTCTATGAACACTTCAACTTTACAGCTAAGCAGGCTGGTTCCACTGTTCTATTCTTTGCTGAAGTGATCCCAGACGAAGGAGAACTGTGTGATGTTCTTTGCTGCAAGCCTTTGGATTCTGATGACAATG GACATTGCTTTGGTTGTAAGAATCAAGGTTCTGTGGACTTGAGGCATCCAGCTGGCGGAAGTTTGTATGTTGGAGGTCATGTGGATTGCGAGTTCCCATTTATGTGGGATAGTATCAGTGAGTTACTGTAA
- the LOC123051247 gene encoding uncharacterized protein isoform X2, which produces MGRHRPVQDASPPPPPRLAPLPTHCQVQSQPPQPSPSVPSQRDTLPSDSVETGKSPQSYLYDPSTESRVTVTPQPRLVVSSSGRFSLESQSDFSSNRFELLSLEEDGDDLPSASDSSGRHGGDNNDERDSGEGAVVARQHSSNDGSDNDVDIGDPFLTDRFGNLTSWRLSDLEAAADNYLEDEESETEVEEKKYSKKEMLKRDADRKKQYMEYALQKYNNDEDLAGEMRFVFDESKDEVFIIEGNMNFYEHFNFTAKQAGSTVLFFAEVIPDEGELCDVLCCKPLDSDDNGHCFGCKNQGSVDLRHPAGGSLYVGGHVDCEFPFMWDSIR; this is translated from the exons ATGGGCCGTCATCGTCCTGTTCAGGAtgcttcaccaccacctcctcctcgtctGGCTCCCCTTCCAACGCATTGCCAGGTACAATCTCAGCCACCCCAACCGAGCCCCAGTGTGCCTAGCCAGAGAGATACACTTCCTTCTGATTCGGTTGAAACCGGAAAGAGCCCTCAGAGTTATCTTTATGATCCCTCTACTGAATCTCGAGTGACAGTGACACCACAACCAAGACTGGT GGTTTCGAGCAGTGGTCGCTTTTCATTGGAGTCACAGTCGGATTTTAGCTCAAATAG ATTCGAATTACTATCGCTGGAAGAGGACGGCGATGATTTACCGTCTGCTTCTGACTCATCTGGCAG GCATGGTGGTGATAACAATGATGAACGAGATAGTGGTGAAGGTGCTGTTGTCGCTCGTCAACATAG TTCTAATGATGGTAGTGACAATGATGTGGATATCGGAGATCCTTTTCTTACCGATAGATTTGGAAATTTGACAAGTTGGAGGTTGAGTGATTTGGAGGCAGCAGCAGATAATTATCTTGAAGATGAAGAAAGTGAAACAGAGGTAGAAGAAAAGAAATATTCCAAAAAGGAAATGCTAAAGCGTGATGCGGACCGTAAGAAacagtacatggaatatgctttACAGAAATATAACAATGACGAGGATCTTGCTGGG GAGATGCGTTTTGTGTTTGATGAAAGTAAAGATGAAGTTTTCATTATTGAAGGAAACATGAACTTCTATGAACACTTCAACTTTACAGCTAAGCAGGCTGGTTCCACTGTTCTATTCTTTGCTGAAGTGATCCCAGACGAAGGAGAACTGTGTGATGTTCTTTGCTGCAAGCCTTTGGATTCTGATGACAATG GACATTGCTTTGGTTGTAAGAATCAAGGTTCTGTGGACTTGAGGCATCCAGCTGGCGGAAGTTTGTATGTTGGAGGTCATGTGGATTGCGAGTTCCCATTTATGTGGGATAGTATCA GATGA
- the LOC123051247 gene encoding uncharacterized protein isoform X1, protein MGRHRPVQDASPPPPPRLAPLPTHCQVQSQPPQPSPSVPSQRDTLPSDSVETGKSPQSYLYDPSTESRVTVTPQPRLVVSSSGRFSLESQSDFSSNRFELLSLEEDGDDLPSASDSSGRHGGDNNDERDSGEGAVVARQHSSNDGSDNDVDIGDPFLTDRFGNLTSWRLSDLEAAADNYLEDEESETEVEEKKYSKKEMLKRDADRKKQYMEYALQKYNNDEDLAGEMRFVFDESKDEVFIIEGNMNFYEHFNFTAKQAGSTVLFFAEVIPDEGELCDVLCCKPLDSDDNGHCFGCKNQGSVDLRHPAGGSLYVGGHVDCEFPFMWDSISELL, encoded by the exons ATGGGCCGTCATCGTCCTGTTCAGGAtgcttcaccaccacctcctcctcgtctGGCTCCCCTTCCAACGCATTGCCAGGTACAATCTCAGCCACCCCAACCGAGCCCCAGTGTGCCTAGCCAGAGAGATACACTTCCTTCTGATTCGGTTGAAACCGGAAAGAGCCCTCAGAGTTATCTTTATGATCCCTCTACTGAATCTCGAGTGACAGTGACACCACAACCAAGACTGGT GGTTTCGAGCAGTGGTCGCTTTTCATTGGAGTCACAGTCGGATTTTAGCTCAAATAG ATTCGAATTACTATCGCTGGAAGAGGACGGCGATGATTTACCGTCTGCTTCTGACTCATCTGGCAG GCATGGTGGTGATAACAATGATGAACGAGATAGTGGTGAAGGTGCTGTTGTCGCTCGTCAACATAG TTCTAATGATGGTAGTGACAATGATGTGGATATCGGAGATCCTTTTCTTACCGATAGATTTGGAAATTTGACAAGTTGGAGGTTGAGTGATTTGGAGGCAGCAGCAGATAATTATCTTGAAGATGAAGAAAGTGAAACAGAGGTAGAAGAAAAGAAATATTCCAAAAAGGAAATGCTAAAGCGTGATGCGGACCGTAAGAAacagtacatggaatatgctttACAGAAATATAACAATGACGAGGATCTTGCTGGG GAGATGCGTTTTGTGTTTGATGAAAGTAAAGATGAAGTTTTCATTATTGAAGGAAACATGAACTTCTATGAACACTTCAACTTTACAGCTAAGCAGGCTGGTTCCACTGTTCTATTCTTTGCTGAAGTGATCCCAGACGAAGGAGAACTGTGTGATGTTCTTTGCTGCAAGCCTTTGGATTCTGATGACAATG GACATTGCTTTGGTTGTAAGAATCAAGGTTCTGTGGACTTGAGGCATCCAGCTGGCGGAAGTTTGTATGTTGGAGGTCATGTGGATTGCGAGTTCCCATTTATGTGGGATAGTATCAGTGAGTTACTGTAA